The Coffea arabica cultivar ET-39 chromosome 2c, Coffea Arabica ET-39 HiFi, whole genome shotgun sequence genome includes the window TATTCTAAATCTTTCCATTGAAACTTTTGATTTAATAGATAGGAAAGTAAATAAATTGTGCCCTCATTAAGAGAGCAATTTAGTACGAGTTCAAAGTATTTAAATGTCTCTTGGTTGTATACAGTTCACCTAGTATAGTCTTTTTTTAATGAAATAATTTTTGATTGTTTTACTTCTTTGGTTCTATAGATAAATAATTCAAAGCAGATGATATAGTGTCGTTAACCACTATGTACTCTATATAGAATAATATAGACACAACATTATCATTTAacctaaaaaatgtatcttCATTAAATAAGTTAAAATTGGATAATAATACACATTTGATGTACGAAGCAAAAATTAGGAGGTTGTGGTATAGGAAAATTTGAAATAGGATTTTATTGCTAAAACGATTTTGACTATTAGTCAATGTTCAGCTCCATCAATTGAAATGTGCTTAAAATTATAAATATTGGAGactaaatttatttttgttgaaatattatcattttaatACATAACTGAACATTCACATTCATAACCTGCCCATCATGTGACCCCATTTTCAGCACATCTCTTTATCAGGTTACTGGTAatcttttatttcctttctctTATTTTGTGCTTCATTTTCAAGGTGAAGTGAGGCTTGTCAGTTGTTGTCCATTGGTTCCTAGTGACTTGACGTGCGGCATATCTCATGTGCAATTGTGTCAGTCTAATACCAATGAAATGGTAGAAACCACCGTACCATTTGAAGAAGCTTCGTCTAGTCTAGCCTTGGGAAACTTATGAGTTCATTTATTTGGTAGAAAGTAGAAACACTTGAAATCTATCATTTACAATCTAATGGtaatattttctttcatttttctagaAAACCAAATGGTTTGTctggataggagtttatttggataatttatttgagataattactgtagtattttttatgatgtgatgtatatgagataaaaagatgattgaaaagataaaaagatgattgaaatttgtgaaataaattattttatttaaaattatgtcAATTTGAAAGAAAGGCAAGCGCAGCTCTATATTGACCATTAGGCATTAGTACTCTTCAGTTTTATTGAAAGGAGACACTTTAACATCAATTGAAGTCATTTTCCAAGCTATGATGAGAAAAAGACAAACACCTATTACGTATACCTCGTCGAGTAACGTTGACGCCAGATTTGAATCTCAAGTTTCTTCTACAAGTGACACACTAAGTCAATATTTAGATCATTTACGTAAATTGCTACATGATTAGTAAATAAGTGAACAAGACAACTGGAACATTTTTCAAAAATGTCGGCTGAAACCTCTAATTAGCACGACAACGATGAATGTGCATCTATTGGTTTTCAGATGTGTATATATTTGTATCATGTTTGATTTGGTGTATTTTCTTTCGTTGTCGGTGcagatttattgaatgaaatatattcctttttacaaaaaaaaaaaaaaaaaaaatccccatATAAAACCAATATAAAACTTCAATCCAACTTGAgcttaaaaaagaaaaacctgACAGTCTACCATGAAGATGACGAAAGAATATAGAATTAAGCTTAACCTGGCTAATTCGTGTAGCCAACTCTGCTTAGCAGTAGTATTAGTTGTCCTTGCAAGTCTAACAATCTCAGCGGATTGTTTCCATCATGATGATCATTATCCGGAAGCCATTGCTGCTCTCTTCGTCTTTGGTGATTCACTTATTGATCCTGGGAATAACAACTACATCAACACAAGTACACGTTTCCAGGCCAACTTTCCCCCATACGGAGAATCATTCTTCAAATATCCATCGGGAAGGTTTTGCGACGGCCGTGTAATTACGGATTTTATTGGTAAGTATGTAGGAGGTAGCCTGACTTCTTAAATAAAATCAACAAGATATGCACTTAATTATGTcctttatacatatatatatatatatatgtatgtatatgtgtgtgtgtgtgtacgcTTCAATAACAAGCTTGCTTTGTTGTTATGACCATTTGCAGCTGAATACGCAAAGCTCCCTTTCATTCCACCTTATCTCCAAATTGGCTACCAATATCAGCTGGCTTATGGTGCAAACTTTGCATCTGCTGGCGCTGGTGCTCTAGTTGAAACCTATCCCGGATCGGTAAATAAGAGAAATGACCACCAGTGATGTAATATTGCCATTTCCCAACATATATAGGTAATTGATTTCGAGTCATTTCTCAGGTTGTCGACCTTAAAACGCAGTTGTGGCATTTCAACGAGGCTGAAAAACTATTGATTTCGAATATCGGTAGAAGAGGAGCAGAACGAATCGTATCCAATTCTGTGTACTTGTTTAGCATAGGGGCAAATGATTACTTCAGCGATtcaacaaaatccaacatatTTAAGTCGTTTACCCCGGAGGATTATGTAGCAATGGTGGTTGGCAACATTACAGCTGCTCTCGAggtaaatttttaatttttactacTAGACAATAGTCAATTAGCCATTATAGAGCAAGGCGAAGTGATTGTTAGCATGCATAACAGGAAATATACAAGAAAGGTGGGAGAAAATTTGGAGTTGTAAATATGCCGCCTCTAGGCTGTGCACCAGTCTATAGAGCTGCCGATTTGGCTGCTGGAGGGACTGGAGAGTGCAATGGACAGGTGACAGCTTTGGCCAAGTTACACAATGTCTTACTTTCCAAAAGACTCGAGCACCTGCAGAAGCAGCTCAAAAGCTTTAGATATTCATATTTTGACTTTTTCGCTGTTTTTGTCGATTTATTTGACAATCCATTAAAATACGGTACGTGCATCAACTTTATTGCCTATTAGGAATAGTTTTCCCCAACTGTTAAAATCATAACTATGTATTCATCAACTATGCCATTATCAAAGTATATAATTGATTTTGCATGTTCCTGTCTAAGTTTGTTATTTTAGTATCAAAGTATATAGTTGATTCCTAGATTGTACTGTACAAATTTAATTGAAATTCACAACTGTAGAAAACCCTGAATTCACTAGTTAAATGGTTGCTAAATTTTTCAGCAAACCTTCCATAATTCTAGCAAGAATGCGAACATGGTGGAGTAACTAACAATTAGCTTCCATTTTTGCTATTGCATTTAATTACTCCCATAACAAGGCTTTAAGGAAGTGAAGAGTGCATGCTGCGGCAGTGGTCCTTTCCGAGGAACAAACAGCTGCGGAGGGAGGTGGGGAATAAAAGAATACGAGCTTTGTGGCAATCCACAAGATTATTCCTTCTTTGACTCCGTTCATCCAACTCAAGCTGCCAACCAGCAGTTCGCGGAGCTCATCTGGGCTGGACCCTCCAATGTTACTGGCCCTTATAATCTCAAGTCACTTTTTCAGCTTTCATTGTAACCTGATCTACTCAAGATTGAAGTTCATGACCAAGGGACCATTTGTGACATTTATGTTTCTTAATTTCTGTTTTTACTTCAAGATAAAACAAAACAcctgttaatatatatatatattggttgCCAAAAACAATACATAAATGTGTTTGTTTGATGGAAGAGGATCTCTGTTTTTTGATTGCCAAACCTTGGGGaattttcttaaatctcacaAGGTGCCAGGCTACCTAATGTTGAATGATAAGCTATTCAGATTCTTCTAAACTGATACCTGATTATAAGCTGCAGATGAGAAAGTGACCTCAAAGATCGTTGGGATCTGATCCAGCAACTGTTCGAGATAATACATCCAGCTGATAAGTGCTGATGCAGCACAACAAGCAGATATTAATGAATGTAGAACTgcataaaatgattttttggtcTTCCGGGAAATTCATGGACTCAATTCTCTTTATCGTTTTGGTTTGTTGACaagaaacaacaaagacagaatTTTACTATGGTGATTTTGTATGGTTTTTGAGCAGCAGCATGATTGATTAGCTGATTGTAGTATTCAGTTCCACATTACactattcaaaatacatgttAGCCATTATGCAGAGGAGTGTTATGATATAGTTTGCATTTACCCTTGAACATGTAGAAAAGCTATATGCCAATATATTGAATTGTAGATACTGGATTGCAAATGTCAAAGTTTTCTaaattaaaatgattttctagttaTAAAGCATATGAAGCAGAAAGAGAAGTCCAACATTCCAATCAAATCCTACAATacagaaaatttctttttcagctgTTTTCCCCCCTTTTGTCTTGCTGTACATGGACCTTACTCCTCCAGTCCCTGCtgttcttttgctttttctctccaaatgaataaaaatagaaaTCCAACCATAGAgtttattcattcattcatttttgctcctactcttctaaatttttcaaattgcaTACAGCGATTTAGCTTCATAACCTATTCCCTACGGGCCAAATATCTGGAGGCTATGATGTCTATAAGCTGGAAAAATGACCAAGTGGCTGGTCTGCTAATCCTCAGCAAAAGTCTTCCTGTCTTAGCTTGGTGTATGCAATGGAATCCACGAGCAATCCAC containing:
- the LOC113727531 gene encoding GDSL esterase/lipase 2-like: MKMTKEYRIKLNLANSCSQLCLAVVLVVLASLTISADCFHHDDHYPEAIAALFVFGDSLIDPGNNNYINTSTRFQANFPPYGESFFKYPSGRFCDGRVITDFIAEYAKLPFIPPYLQIGYQYQLAYGANFASAGAGALVETYPGSVVDLKTQLWHFNEAEKLLISNIGRRGAERIVSNSVYLFSIGANDYFSDSTKSNIFKSFTPEDYVAMVVGNITAALEEIYKKGGRKFGVVNMPPLGCAPVYRAADLAAGGTGECNGQVTALAKLHNVLLSKRLEHLQKQLKSFRYSYFDFFAVFVDLFDNPLKYGFKEVKSACCGSGPFRGTNSCGGRWGIKEYELCGNPQDYSFFDSVHPTQAANQQFAELIWAGPSNVTGPYNLKSLFQLSL